Proteins encoded in a region of the Pseudomonas denitrificans (nom. rej.) genome:
- a CDS encoding amidohydrolase — translation MKLLIPALVSAACAFSSMETMAAADLIFHGGKVYTAEPGQALQQAVAVENGRILAVGSDAQILKLQQPATQVIDLHGQVLMPGFIDAHTHLVKGGLQMLQANLDNQDLPLAEFESKLRQWRDDGRARRGPFLYVGGVPTAYWDELGELQQRFNQGEWAKQPILLAGGDYHTGWANQALLDLAGIDAAKVKSLKGEEQATIGHDADGKPNGFLVDAGLYPVQALLPLASNDELLKALKGAQSYYHELGITAWMEPLANENPGGDIHNDSVGVLPAYRMLAQEGGLTAHVAALLMADSKATPADLDELDKVRQQFIGVDNLTLPGIKIFADGVAEVPAQSAAMLEPYSNSKKYGELLIDPKHFGELVSAADARGWLVHIHAIGDRAVRESLNGIEQARKDRHSGIPHSITHLQMVNPRDFPRFKALDVIAAMQLYWAAADENSVDLVKPYVSAMAFLHMYPARSLLKNGATLSGASDWPITTPDPWKAIYQAIQRVGPKGVLNAAEDIDRQTMFQAYTLNAARTMRLEQSIGSLKPGKQADLILLDRDVFTVKPEALRDTRVLKTWFAGREVYSRPGDKL, via the coding sequence ATGAAACTACTGATTCCGGCGCTGGTGTCGGCGGCTTGCGCTTTTTCCTCGATGGAAACTATGGCCGCCGCCGACCTCATCTTCCACGGCGGCAAGGTCTACACCGCCGAACCCGGCCAGGCGCTGCAACAGGCGGTGGCGGTGGAGAACGGTCGCATCCTCGCCGTCGGCTCCGACGCGCAGATCCTCAAGCTGCAGCAACCGGCGACCCAGGTCATCGACCTGCACGGCCAGGTGCTGATGCCCGGCTTCATCGACGCCCACACCCACCTGGTCAAGGGCGGCCTGCAGATGCTCCAGGCCAACCTGGACAACCAGGACCTGCCGCTCGCCGAGTTCGAGAGCAAGCTGCGCCAGTGGCGCGACGACGGCCGTGCGCGGCGTGGCCCGTTCCTCTATGTCGGTGGTGTGCCCACGGCGTATTGGGACGAGCTCGGCGAGTTGCAGCAGCGCTTCAACCAGGGCGAATGGGCGAAGCAGCCGATCCTCCTGGCCGGCGGTGACTATCACACCGGCTGGGCCAACCAGGCGCTGCTCGATCTCGCCGGGATCGACGCCGCCAAGGTCAAGTCGCTGAAGGGCGAGGAGCAGGCCACCATCGGCCACGACGCTGACGGCAAGCCCAACGGCTTCCTGGTGGATGCCGGCCTCTACCCGGTGCAGGCACTGCTGCCGCTGGCCAGCAACGACGAGCTGCTCAAGGCCCTGAAGGGCGCGCAGAGCTATTACCACGAACTGGGCATCACCGCCTGGATGGAACCCCTGGCGAACGAGAACCCCGGCGGCGACATCCACAACGATTCCGTCGGCGTACTGCCGGCCTACAGGATGCTGGCGCAAGAGGGCGGGCTGACCGCGCACGTCGCGGCCCTGCTGATGGCCGACTCCAAGGCGACCCCTGCCGACCTCGACGAGCTGGACAAGGTGCGCCAGCAGTTCATCGGCGTGGACAACCTGACCCTGCCGGGCATCAAGATCTTCGCCGACGGAGTGGCCGAAGTGCCGGCGCAGAGTGCGGCGATGCTGGAGCCCTACAGCAACTCGAAGAAGTACGGCGAACTGCTGATCGACCCCAAGCACTTCGGTGAGCTGGTCAGCGCGGCCGACGCCCGTGGCTGGCTGGTGCACATCCACGCCATCGGCGACCGCGCGGTACGTGAATCGCTCAACGGCATCGAGCAGGCGCGCAAGGATCGCCACAGCGGCATCCCGCATTCGATCACCCACCTGCAGATGGTCAACCCCAGGGACTTCCCGCGCTTCAAGGCGCTCGACGTGATCGCCGCCATGCAGCTGTACTGGGCCGCCGCCGACGAGAACAGCGTCGACCTGGTCAAGCCCTACGTCAGTGCCATGGCCTTCCTGCACATGTACCCGGCGCGCTCGCTGCTGAAGAACGGCGCGACCCTTTCCGGCGCCAGCGACTGGCCGATCACCACGCCTGATCCCTGGAAGGCCATCTACCAGGCGATCCAGCGCGTCGGCCCTAAGGGCGTGCTCAACGCCGCCGAGGACATCGACCGGCAGACCATGTTCCAGGCCTACACCCTCAATGCCGCGCGCACCATGCGCCTGGAACAGAGCATCGGTTCGCTCAAGCCGGGCAAGCAGGCCGACCTGATCCTGCTCGACCGCGACGTGTTCACGGTCAAGCCCGAAGCACTGCGCGACACGCGGGTGCTCAAGACCTGGTTCGCCGGCCGCGAAGTCTATAGTCGTCCAGGCGACAAACTCTGA
- a CDS encoding C45 family autoproteolytic acyltransferase/hydolase yields the protein MILHTFTTDIRDPLQRGRQIGETFAEQIRQTVALYLDFFPRVGVELDKARAIGEASLAALADWCPALAREVEGLALGVSLPLWQLAALNARTEILAVMPEQPVEGECSTSVHAPAGAAAPRSLQTWDWHDSLVPHGLLLGFTGSTGLTAKLFTEFGMLGKIGVNSAGLGVHFNILHHASDDGSAGVPVHAIARRVLEEATSVTEAIDMARSARVSASTVLTVFTRNDVRARAASIEMSPAHTAVVVPREDGWLLHTNHFLDGELSWGERTADVSTTYARLEHLKAGTSGMTGKALRERADAFCGADGDQAVVCFHPDMSEPDTERWETLLSIGLDTNGCALEYVAGTPKKLADEGFLRF from the coding sequence GTGATTCTTCACACCTTCACCACCGACATCCGCGACCCGCTGCAGCGTGGCCGGCAGATCGGCGAAACCTTCGCCGAACAGATCCGCCAGACCGTGGCGCTGTACCTGGACTTCTTCCCGCGCGTCGGCGTGGAGTTGGACAAGGCGCGCGCCATCGGCGAAGCCAGCCTCGCGGCGCTGGCCGACTGGTGCCCGGCCCTGGCCAGGGAAGTCGAAGGCCTGGCGCTGGGCGTGTCCTTGCCGCTGTGGCAGCTGGCGGCGCTGAATGCGCGCACCGAAATTCTCGCGGTGATGCCCGAGCAACCGGTGGAAGGCGAGTGCTCCACCTCCGTCCATGCCCCGGCGGGCGCGGCTGCCCCGCGCAGCCTGCAGACCTGGGACTGGCACGACAGCCTGGTGCCCCACGGCCTGCTGCTGGGCTTCACCGGTAGCACCGGCCTGACCGCCAAGCTGTTCACCGAGTTCGGCATGCTCGGCAAGATCGGCGTGAACAGCGCAGGGCTTGGCGTGCACTTCAACATCCTGCACCACGCCAGTGACGACGGCAGCGCCGGCGTGCCGGTGCATGCCATCGCCCGCCGCGTGCTGGAAGAAGCCACCAGCGTTACCGAGGCCATCGACATGGCGCGCTCGGCGCGGGTCAGTGCGTCCACCGTTCTGACCGTCTTCACCCGCAATGACGTCCGTGCCCGTGCCGCCAGCATCGAGATGAGCCCGGCGCACACCGCCGTGGTGGTGCCGCGCGAGGATGGCTGGCTGCTGCACACCAACCACTTCCTCGACGGCGAACTGAGCTGGGGTGAGCGCACGGCGGACGTGTCCACCACCTACGCGCGCCTGGAGCACCTCAAGGCCGGCACCTCCGGCATGACTGGCAAGGCCCTGCGCGAGCGCGCCGACGCCTTCTGCGGCGCCGACGGCGACCAGGCGGTGGTGTGCTTCCACCCGGACATGTCCGAGCCGGACACCGAACGCTGGGAAACCTTGCTGAGCATCGGCCTGGATACCAATGGCTGCGCGCTGGAGTACGTGGCCGGCACGCCGAAGAAGCTGGCGGATGAGGGGTTCCTGCGGTTCTGA
- a CDS encoding MFS transporter: MIDHTPAAPGSRSAFRTFCVSGMGTALEFYDFVIYGYAAALIFPQLFFPGMDRLTAVLVAFAAFGAGFFARPLGGVVFGHLGDRYGRQKALVATLVLMGLSTLLIGFLPTHASIGAAAPVLLVLLRLVQGFAAGGEWGGAALFGIEVAPKGRRGLWGSFTSMGIGIGGIFGSAVFAIVSFAFDDDLSGIAWRIPFWLGGLLVLVGLYARLQNTAPQPKAAPQAEARMPLMEAFRRRPRELLLCIGIAFGYVTIAYIGSTFFLAYATDIGYSSSHALLFDFSLSVAIVASAPFFGHLSDRFGRRAVMIFGAAIMALGLFAFFPLIGLHNLPLALLAYVAVGFFMGATQGPIPAFLAEQFPREMRYSGISFSYQIGAALGGGTASSIATAILIATGRNPFGVALYGAAALLLVAVCSWLLRETSRLPMEVIDRDDAAPDAVPVQVVN; the protein is encoded by the coding sequence ATGATCGACCACACGCCCGCAGCTCCCGGCTCGCGCTCGGCCTTTCGCACCTTCTGCGTCTCCGGCATGGGCACCGCGCTGGAGTTCTACGATTTCGTCATCTACGGCTACGCCGCCGCACTGATCTTCCCGCAGCTGTTCTTCCCCGGCATGGATCGCCTGACCGCCGTGCTGGTCGCCTTCGCGGCGTTCGGCGCCGGCTTCTTCGCCCGCCCGCTGGGCGGCGTGGTGTTCGGCCACCTGGGGGACCGCTACGGTCGGCAGAAGGCGCTGGTCGCCACCCTCGTGCTGATGGGCCTGAGCACCCTGCTGATCGGCTTCCTGCCGACCCACGCCAGCATCGGCGCGGCCGCGCCCGTCCTGCTGGTGCTGCTGCGCCTGGTGCAGGGTTTCGCCGCCGGCGGCGAGTGGGGCGGGGCAGCGCTGTTCGGCATCGAGGTCGCGCCCAAGGGGCGCCGTGGCCTGTGGGGCAGCTTCACGAGCATGGGCATCGGCATCGGCGGCATCTTCGGTTCGGCGGTGTTCGCCATCGTCAGCTTCGCCTTCGACGACGACCTCAGCGGCATCGCCTGGCGCATCCCGTTCTGGCTCGGTGGCCTGCTGGTGCTGGTCGGCCTCTATGCGCGCCTGCAGAACACCGCGCCGCAGCCCAAGGCCGCGCCGCAAGCCGAGGCGCGCATGCCGCTGATGGAAGCTTTCCGCCGTCGCCCGCGCGAGCTGCTGCTGTGCATCGGCATCGCCTTCGGCTACGTCACCATTGCCTATATCGGCAGTACCTTCTTCCTCGCCTACGCGACCGACATCGGCTACAGCAGCAGCCATGCCTTGCTGTTCGACTTCTCGCTGTCGGTGGCCATCGTCGCCTCCGCGCCGTTCTTCGGGCACCTGTCGGACCGCTTCGGCCGCCGCGCGGTGATGATCTTCGGCGCGGCCATCATGGCGCTCGGGCTGTTCGCCTTCTTCCCGCTGATCGGCCTGCACAACCTGCCGCTGGCGCTGCTGGCCTATGTCGCCGTGGGCTTCTTCATGGGCGCGACCCAGGGGCCGATCCCGGCCTTCCTCGCCGAGCAGTTCCCGCGGGAAATGCGCTACTCGGGCATCTCGTTCAGCTACCAGATCGGCGCGGCACTGGGCGGCGGCACGGCGTCGAGCATCGCCACCGCCATCCTCATCGCCACCGGGCGCAACCCGTTCGGCGTGGCGCTCTACGGCGCGGCGGCGCTCTTGTTGGTGGCGGTCTGCTCCTGGCTGCTGCGGGAAACCTCGCGCCTGCCCATGGAAGTGATCGACCGCGACGACGCCGCGCCAGACGCCGTCCCGGTGCAGGTGGTCAACTGA
- a CDS encoding DMT family transporter — protein sequence MQPRDLAAYLFLAIGWGLSFLVLLKAIAGFGWVGAVSFRALIASFTLFAVAKLSGRRLNFEGLWKPLCVVGATTVAGQLIGMTYATPRIGTAMAAIFVAGIPLFSMLIGRLWGLERITWSGLGGLVLGFCGMVLLVGFPAVPITHEFILGSAASVFGAVCAAFGSNYASLKLRTAGPWEVTCGAFGIGGLITLPLLIWVPVPGTPQPVDFLFLLLCGCVLSAVNYVVYFQLVARIGATKTISVEFVVTVVAVLVGALVLGESLSLMQGVGALIILLGCALVLGLVPGTRARAVS from the coding sequence ATGCAACCGCGCGACCTTGCCGCCTATCTGTTCCTTGCGATCGGCTGGGGGCTGTCCTTTCTCGTGCTGCTCAAGGCCATCGCCGGGTTCGGCTGGGTGGGCGCAGTCAGCTTCCGCGCGCTGATCGCCAGCTTCACGTTGTTCGCGGTGGCCAAACTATCCGGGCGCCGGCTGAATTTCGAAGGGTTGTGGAAGCCACTCTGCGTGGTCGGCGCCACCACGGTGGCCGGCCAGCTGATCGGCATGACCTACGCCACCCCGCGCATCGGCACGGCCATGGCGGCGATCTTCGTCGCCGGCATTCCGCTGTTCTCCATGCTCATCGGCCGCCTCTGGGGCCTTGAGCGCATCACCTGGAGCGGACTGGGCGGGCTGGTGCTGGGCTTCTGCGGGATGGTGCTGCTGGTGGGCTTCCCGGCGGTGCCAATCACCCACGAATTCATCCTCGGCAGCGCGGCCTCGGTGTTCGGCGCGGTGTGCGCGGCCTTCGGCAGCAACTACGCCAGCCTGAAACTGCGCACCGCCGGGCCCTGGGAAGTGACCTGCGGCGCCTTTGGGATCGGCGGGCTGATAACCCTGCCGCTGTTGATCTGGGTGCCGGTGCCCGGCACGCCACAGCCCGTCGACTTCCTCTTCCTGCTGCTGTGCGGCTGCGTGCTCAGCGCGGTGAACTACGTCGTGTACTTCCAGCTCGTCGCGCGTATCGGCGCCACGAAAACCATCAGCGTGGAATTCGTCGTCACCGTGGTCGCCGTGCTAGTGGGCGCGCTGGTGCTGGGCGAAAGCCTGTCGCTGATGCAGGGCGTGGGCGCGCTGATTATCCTGCTCGGCTGCGCCCTGGTGCTCGGCCTCGTGCCCGGCACCAGGGCACGCGCGGTCAGTTGA
- a CDS encoding D-2-hydroxyacid dehydrogenase family protein: MNIVIPDDYQDVIRTLDCYSQLAGHDVRVLHDLGPASADELAARFAEADALVLTRERTRIDAALLDRLPRLKLISQTGKVSGHLDLDACTERGIVVTEGRGSPVAPAELAWALILTARRQLVPAIEAFKAGQWQVNLGHALAGQTLGIWGYGKIGQRLARYAQAFDMPVLVWGSDNSRAAAIADGHQAAASRAAFFAEADILSLNLRLSESTRHGVTFADLAGMKPSALLVNISRAELIAPGALLQALDAGRPGYAAVDVFEQEPLLAADNDLLKHPRALCTPHLGYVEKNGYELYFGDAFDNVVAFFGGAPKNVANPQALANRRA, from the coding sequence ATGAACATCGTCATCCCCGATGACTACCAGGACGTGATCCGCACGCTGGACTGCTACAGCCAATTGGCCGGGCACGACGTGCGCGTGCTGCATGACCTGGGCCCCGCTTCGGCGGACGAGCTGGCCGCGCGCTTCGCCGAGGCCGACGCGCTGGTACTCACCCGCGAGCGCACCCGCATCGACGCTGCGCTGCTCGACAGGCTGCCCAGGCTCAAGTTGATCAGCCAGACCGGCAAGGTGTCCGGCCACCTCGACCTGGACGCCTGCACCGAGCGCGGCATCGTGGTGACCGAGGGACGGGGCTCGCCCGTGGCGCCTGCGGAACTGGCCTGGGCGCTCATTCTCACGGCGCGCCGGCAACTCGTCCCGGCCATCGAAGCGTTCAAGGCCGGGCAATGGCAGGTCAACCTGGGCCACGCGCTGGCCGGGCAGACGCTGGGCATCTGGGGCTACGGCAAGATCGGCCAGCGTCTGGCGCGCTATGCCCAGGCATTCGACATGCCTGTGCTGGTCTGGGGCAGCGACAACAGCCGGGCCGCCGCCATCGCCGACGGTCATCAGGCGGCGGCTTCGCGCGCGGCCTTCTTCGCCGAGGCGGATATCCTCAGCCTCAACCTGCGCCTGTCCGAAAGCACTCGCCATGGCGTCACCTTCGCGGACCTGGCAGGCATGAAGCCCAGCGCCCTGCTGGTGAACATCAGCCGCGCCGAGCTCATCGCCCCCGGCGCGCTGTTGCAGGCCCTGGACGCCGGTCGGCCTGGCTACGCGGCCGTGGACGTCTTCGAGCAGGAGCCGCTGCTCGCCGCCGACAACGACTTGCTGAAACATCCCCGCGCGCTCTGCACCCCACACCTGGGATACGTGGAGAAGAACGGCTACGAGCTGTACTTCGGCGATGCCTTCGACAACGTGGTGGCGTTCTTCGGCGGAGCACCGAAGAACGTGGCGAATCCGCAGGCCCTGGCGAACAGGCGGGCGTAG
- a CDS encoding tautomerase family protein, which translates to MPHVIIKMLEGRSEALKVELTEEIANALKAVVGCGDESISVAIEDVAPADWKRTVYDTDILGAGDNLYKKPGYKP; encoded by the coding sequence ATGCCACATGTCATTATCAAAATGCTCGAAGGCCGAAGTGAGGCTCTCAAGGTCGAGCTGACAGAAGAAATCGCGAATGCATTGAAGGCGGTCGTCGGGTGCGGGGACGAATCGATATCCGTCGCCATTGAGGATGTGGCGCCTGCGGACTGGAAACGGACGGTTTACGACACCGATATCCTCGGTGCAGGCGACAACCTCTACAAGAAGCCAGGTTACAAGCCCTGA
- a CDS encoding AraC family transcriptional regulator, with amino-acid sequence MTDLTPHLAQSMAQAIAARIAEPSDVSTAIAGLSLFRRNSPSPPCICMVEPSIVLVAQGEKQLWVGAEGYAYDPSRFLVTSLDLPANSEVLQASEEAPCVGLVLKLDLRILAELIAQGGLPPTRERAVSRGVGIGTMSPGLLSSFGRLVDLLDDPDAIPVLAPLIQREIHFRLLRSDQAARLRQIASVDSQGYRIAKAVDWLKQNFHLPLRIEELAARVQMSPPTFHHHFRQLTAMSPLQYQKWLRLNEARRLMLNEHLDVSRAAFSVGYESPSQFSREYSRLFGIAPRLDLKSLRGHADAAAPRE; translated from the coding sequence ATGACCGATCTCACCCCGCATCTAGCCCAGTCGATGGCACAGGCCATTGCCGCGCGCATCGCCGAACCGAGCGACGTTTCCACTGCAATCGCCGGGCTCAGCCTGTTCCGCCGCAACAGCCCGTCACCGCCGTGCATCTGCATGGTCGAGCCCAGCATCGTCCTCGTCGCCCAGGGCGAGAAACAGCTCTGGGTGGGCGCTGAGGGATATGCCTATGACCCATCGCGCTTTCTCGTCACCTCGCTGGATCTGCCGGCCAATTCGGAAGTGCTGCAAGCCAGCGAGGAAGCCCCTTGCGTAGGACTGGTGCTGAAGCTCGACCTTCGCATCCTGGCCGAACTCATCGCCCAGGGCGGCCTGCCACCGACCCGCGAGCGGGCTGTCAGCAGAGGGGTGGGGATCGGCACCATGAGCCCAGGCCTGCTCTCCTCGTTCGGACGTCTGGTGGACTTGCTGGACGACCCCGATGCGATTCCCGTGCTGGCCCCGCTGATCCAGCGCGAGATCCACTTCCGCCTGCTGCGAAGCGACCAGGCGGCGCGTTTGCGGCAAATCGCCTCGGTGGATAGCCAGGGTTACCGGATCGCCAAGGCCGTCGACTGGCTGAAGCAGAACTTCCACTTGCCCCTGCGGATCGAAGAGCTGGCGGCAAGGGTTCAAATGAGCCCGCCGACCTTCCATCACCACTTCCGCCAGCTGACCGCCATGAGCCCGCTGCAATACCAGAAGTGGTTGCGCCTGAACGAGGCTCGTCGGCTGATGCTCAATGAGCACCTGGATGTGTCACGGGCGGCCTTCTCGGTCGGGTATGAAAGCCCCTCCCAGTTCAGCCGCGAGTACAGTCGTCTGTTTGGCATCGCGCCCAGGCTGGACCTCAAGTCCTTGCGCGGCCACGCCGACGCGGCAGCACCGCGAGAATAG
- a CDS encoding NAD(P)-dependent alcohol dehydrogenase yields MQVNAYGAHAGNQPLEPLRINRRAPNAHDVQIEIAFCGICHSDLHQVRSEWEGTQYPCVPGHEIVGRVTQVGAHVSAFKRGDLVGVGCIVDSCQHCEDCDAGLENYCDGMIGTYNFPAPDAPGWTLGGYSQAIVVHERYVLRIGHPEEQLAAVAPLLCAGITTYSPLRHWNAGPGKKVGVVGIGGLGHMGIKLAHAMGAHVVAFTTSENKREAALELGADEVVVSRDASQMAVHAKSFDFILNTVAAPHDLDAFLVLLKRDGAMTLVGAPASPHTSPNVFNLIMKRRTLAGSMIGGIAETQEMLDFCAEHGIVADIELVRAEQINEAYERMLRGEVKYRFVIDNASLAG; encoded by the coding sequence ATGCAAGTCAACGCTTATGGTGCCCACGCGGGCAATCAACCCCTTGAGCCGCTGCGTATCAACCGACGTGCTCCGAATGCCCACGACGTGCAGATCGAGATTGCTTTCTGTGGCATCTGCCACTCGGACCTGCACCAGGTGCGCTCCGAGTGGGAGGGTACGCAGTACCCTTGCGTACCGGGCCATGAGATCGTCGGACGGGTGACCCAGGTCGGCGCGCATGTCTCTGCCTTCAAGCGGGGCGATCTGGTCGGTGTCGGCTGCATTGTCGACAGCTGCCAGCACTGCGAAGACTGCGATGCCGGCCTGGAGAACTATTGCGATGGCATGATCGGCACCTACAACTTCCCGGCGCCGGACGCGCCGGGCTGGACGCTGGGTGGCTACTCCCAGGCGATTGTCGTGCACGAGCGCTATGTTCTGCGCATCGGCCACCCCGAGGAGCAGTTGGCCGCGGTCGCGCCGCTGCTGTGTGCGGGCATCACCACCTACTCTCCGTTGCGCCACTGGAATGCCGGCCCCGGCAAGAAGGTCGGTGTGGTTGGCATCGGCGGCCTTGGTCACATGGGTATCAAGCTGGCCCACGCCATGGGGGCTCATGTGGTGGCCTTCACCACGTCCGAGAACAAGCGCGAAGCCGCTCTGGAACTGGGTGCCGACGAGGTGGTGGTCTCCCGCGACGCCAGTCAGATGGCGGTCCATGCCAAGAGCTTCGACTTCATTCTCAACACCGTGGCGGCGCCCCATGACCTGGATGCCTTCCTGGTCCTGCTCAAGCGCGACGGGGCCATGACGCTGGTGGGTGCGCCGGCATCGCCGCATACCTCGCCGAACGTCTTCAACCTGATCATGAAGCGCCGCACGCTGGCTGGCTCGATGATCGGCGGCATTGCGGAAACCCAGGAGATGCTCGATTTCTGCGCAGAGCACGGCATCGTTGCCGATATCGAACTGGTGCGCGCCGAGCAGATCAACGAAGCGTACGAGCGCATGCTGCGCGGCGAGGTCAAGTACCGCTTCGTGATCGATAACGCCAGCCTCGCCGGCTGA
- a CDS encoding MFS transporter, giving the protein MTSSSRPAAAEQGSWGAVLAMSMAAFALVASEFMPVSLLTPIAADLGVSEGQAGQGISVSGLFALLTSLMIAAVAARVSRKPLLIALTLLMVLSGALVAFAPNYAWFMVGRALIGIAIGGFWSLSAATAMRLVPQDQVSRALAIVNGGNALATVIAAPLGSYLGALIGWRGAFFCVVPVAVAAALWLWMSLPALRIESRAASSNVFRLLRRGPVAWGMLAVSVFFMGQFMLFTYLRPFLETVTQVSPSGLSLTLLVLGVAGLAGTFLIEAFLKSGLYRTLMLIPLLMALLALALIGVGASSVATAALLGLWGLVATAAPVGWWTWLARSLPDDAEAGGGLMVAIVQLAIALGATVGGVVFDLQGYRATFELSAFVLLLAAGFAFMASRESAPGCASASPSGC; this is encoded by the coding sequence ATGACGTCTTCTTCCCGCCCAGCCGCCGCGGAACAGGGTTCCTGGGGCGCGGTGCTCGCCATGTCGATGGCGGCCTTCGCCCTGGTTGCCTCCGAGTTCATGCCGGTGAGCCTGCTGACGCCCATCGCCGCCGACCTGGGGGTCTCCGAAGGTCAGGCAGGGCAGGGCATCTCGGTCTCCGGGTTGTTCGCCTTGCTCACCAGTCTGATGATTGCCGCAGTCGCGGCGCGGGTCAGCCGCAAGCCGCTGCTGATTGCACTGACCTTGCTGATGGTGCTGTCAGGTGCGTTGGTGGCTTTCGCCCCGAATTACGCGTGGTTCATGGTCGGGCGCGCGCTGATCGGCATCGCCATCGGCGGCTTCTGGTCGTTGTCAGCGGCTACCGCGATGCGCCTGGTGCCACAGGACCAGGTGTCGCGCGCGCTGGCCATCGTCAATGGCGGAAACGCCCTGGCCACGGTGATCGCTGCGCCCCTGGGCAGCTACCTTGGCGCGCTGATCGGCTGGCGCGGTGCGTTCTTCTGCGTCGTTCCGGTGGCCGTGGCCGCCGCGCTCTGGCTATGGATGAGCCTGCCGGCGCTTCGCATCGAGTCCCGTGCCGCCAGCAGCAATGTCTTTCGTCTGTTGCGCCGGGGCCCGGTGGCCTGGGGCATGCTCGCCGTCAGCGTTTTCTTCATGGGCCAGTTCATGTTGTTCACCTACCTGCGCCCGTTCCTCGAGACGGTTACCCAGGTCAGCCCTTCGGGTCTGTCGCTCACGCTTCTGGTGCTGGGGGTGGCCGGGCTGGCCGGAACCTTCCTGATCGAAGCATTCCTCAAGAGCGGGCTCTACCGAACGCTGATGCTCATCCCGCTGCTGATGGCGCTGCTGGCGCTCGCGCTGATCGGCGTCGGAGCTTCGTCGGTGGCCACCGCCGCGCTGCTGGGGCTCTGGGGCCTGGTTGCGACGGCCGCGCCGGTAGGCTGGTGGACCTGGCTGGCTCGCAGTCTGCCGGATGACGCAGAGGCAGGTGGCGGCCTGATGGTGGCTATCGTTCAGCTGGCCATCGCGCTGGGGGCCACCGTGGGCGGGGTGGTCTTCGATCTGCAAGGCTATCGGGCAACCTTCGAACTCAGCGCTTTCGTGCTGTTGCTGGCCGCTGGGTTCGCGTTCATGGCCTCACGGGAGAGCGCGCCCGGTTGCGCGTCGGCTTCCCCGAGCGGGTGCTGA
- a CDS encoding (2Fe-2S)-binding protein, which translates to MELRINQKTYEVDAEADTPLLWVIRDDLGLTGTKYGCGLAQCGACSVLVDGNVVRSCVTPVAGVVGREVTTIEAIEEDEVGKRVVTAWVAHQVAQCGYCQSGQVMAATALLKQTPEPTDAQIDAAMINLCRCGTYNAIHAAVHDLATAAATSQEKV; encoded by the coding sequence ATGGAACTGCGGATCAACCAGAAAACCTATGAGGTCGACGCCGAGGCGGACACGCCGCTGTTGTGGGTCATTCGCGACGACCTGGGACTGACCGGAACCAAATACGGCTGCGGCCTGGCCCAGTGCGGCGCCTGCTCGGTGCTGGTCGACGGCAATGTCGTGCGCTCCTGCGTCACGCCCGTCGCTGGCGTGGTGGGCCGTGAAGTCACCACCATCGAAGCCATCGAGGAGGACGAGGTGGGCAAGCGGGTCGTGACGGCATGGGTCGCGCACCAGGTGGCGCAGTGCGGCTACTGCCAGTCCGGGCAGGTCATGGCGGCCACGGCCCTGCTCAAGCAGACCCCGGAACCGACGGATGCACAGATCGATGCCGCGATGATCAACCTGTGCCGCTGCGGCACCTACAACGCCATCCATGCCGCCGTCCATGATCTGGCAACGGCTGCCGCCACCTCGCAGGAGAAGGTCTGA